In Lachancea thermotolerans CBS 6340 chromosome H complete sequence, a single genomic region encodes these proteins:
- the PRP5 gene encoding DEAD-box RNA helicase PRP5 (similar to uniprot|P21372 Saccharomyces cerevisiae YBR237W PRP5 RNA helicase in the DEAD-box family), translated as MSTVSAEEKKRLLLERRNKWKQKKAEFDALKVRQETNKESRVESSGTLSKIENGTQKALNRNEESSKPVGKRSSKVKKRAFEESDEEEEPAKVELFRPDEHPDVNSPLNLDAGTTVVDEDPLDLFMQRLNTDNNDKDRGILDADVLDDALSEEEAVHEIDGVEAEFMRLKKLKSKKRVKRLNTQTQKLEPFVKDFYIEPEEIKNMSETEIDELRLGLDNVKIKGQGCPRPIVKWSQLGLTTDIMDLITKEFAFVSPTPIQAQAIPAIMAGRDVIGISKTGSGKTVSFLLPLLRQIKALRPLTSGETGPMGLILAPTRELAVQIHEETEKFLNPVSKLRSICCTGGSELKQQIKELKKGVEIVVATPGRFIDLLTLNSGKLLNTERVTFVVMDEADRLFDLGFEPQITEIMKTIRPDKQCVLFSATFPTKLKSFASRILDRPISITINSKSLINENIEQQLRIYDNDESKFEGLLDILRKQTQMSSDDERDEKIIVFLSSQQICDLIYYRLQEQNYTTYAIHAGKPYNERASSLEKFKNTKNGILLCTEVLSRGLNVPEVSLVIIYNAVKTFAQYVHTTGRTARGDKHGTAVTLLLSDELAASYILNKSLRDTEIELLDEGTIEKLKAMANKFDSGMKTGKYRLTKGFGGKGLEHMEKLNDEKHNQELKQYNVPEQSKGSEKEDDNHPEADQVIVPKLEYVFLQNKNPNGRITYSAEVNVNDLPQLVRWEATKNTTLSFIKHETACSITNRGRFYPEGSGPKSASDEPKLYLLIEAHEEKDVRLAIELLEDKVKEGVKKVSINEAKSSKFSL; from the coding sequence ATGAGTACTGTAAGTgctgaagagaagaagaggctgctCTTAGAAAGGAGAAATAAAtggaagcagaaaaagGCAGAGTTTGATGCTTTAAAGGTGCGGCAAGAAACTAACAAAGAGAGTAGAGTTGAAAGCAGTGGGACGCTGAGCAAAATAGAAAATGGTACGCAGAAGGCATTGAATCGCAACGaggaaagctcaaagccTGTTGGCAAAAGGTCTTCGAAAGTTAAGAAGCGAGCATTCGAGGAAagtgacgaagaagaggagccGGCGAAGGTCGAGCTTTTCAGACCGGATGAACACCCGGACGTCAATAGCCCCCTAAACTTGGATGCGGGAACGACCGTCGTAGATGAAGATCCTCTGGATTTGTTCATGCAAAGGTTGAACACCGACAACAACGACAAAGATCGCGGGATTTTAGATGCAGACGTTTTGGACGATGCCCTTTCCGAGGAAGAGGCCGTTCATGAGATTGATGGTGTCGAAGCAGAGTTTATGCGCTTGAAAAAACTTAAATCGAAGAAAAGAGTCAAGAGATTGAATACCCAGACCCAAAAATTAGAACCATTCGTTAAGGACTTCTACATAGAGCCAGAGGAAATTAAAAATATGAGTGAAACTGAAATTGATGAACTGCGGCTCGGTCTAGATAacgtcaaaatcaaaggtCAAGGCTGTCCTCGCCCTATCGTAAAATGGTCGCAGTTAGGATTAACCACGGATATTATGGACTTAATAACAAAAGAGTTTGCCTTTGTATCACCGACGCCCATTCAAGCACAAGCAATTCCTGCCATAATGGCTGGACGAGATGTAATTGGGATATCTAAAACAGGGTCAGGGAAAACGGTATCCTTCTTGCTTCCTTTACTAAGACAAATAAAAGCTCTACGTCCGTTAACTAGCGGGGAAACAGGACCCATGGGATTAATTCTTGCACCCACCAGAGAGCTAGCCGTCCAAATTCatgaagaaacagaaaagtTTCTGAATCCCGTATCCAAACTGCGATCAATTTGCTGTACAGGCGGTTCTGAACTAAAACAGCAAATTaaggaattgaaaaagggtGTCGAGATTGTTGTCGCTACTCCAGGAAGGTTTATTGATCTTTTGACGCTAAACTcaggaaagcttttgaataCAGAGCGCGTTACTTTTGTTGTGATGGATGAAGCGGACCGTTTGTTCGATCTTGGTTTCGAGCCTCAAATCACGGAGATCATGAAGACTATAAGGCCGGATAAGCAGTGCGTTCTGTTTAGCGCAACGTTTCCGACTAAGCTGAAATCTTTTGCATCAAGAATTTTGGACAGACCCATCAGCATAACCAtaaactcaaaaagcttgattaACGAAAACATTGAGCAGCAGTTGAGGATTTACGACAATGATGAGAGTAAGTTTGAAGGTTTACTCGATATTCTCAGAAAACAAACCCAAATGAGTTCAGACGATGAAAGAGACGAAAAAATCATTGTGTTTCTATCTAGTCAACAAATTTGTGACTTGATTTACTATAGGTTGCAGGAGCAAAATTACACAACATATGCCATACACGCTGGTAAACCTTACAATGAGcgagcttcaagtttggagaAGTTTAAAAATACGAAAAATGGGATTCTGTTGTGTACCGAGGTTCTTTCTCGGGGGCTTAACGTTCCAGAGGTTTCTCTCGTCATTATTTACAATGCTGTAAAAACCTTTGCACAGTATGTTCACACTACCGGTCGAACTGCACGTGGTGACAAGCATGGAACTGCTGTTACGCTTTTGTTGAGCGACGAGTTGGCGGCATCCTACATATTGAACAAATCGCTGCGCGATACTGAGATAGAACTGCTCGACGAAGGAACTAttgagaaactgaaagCTATGGCAAATAAATTTGATTCGGGTATGAAGACAGGCAAGTACAGACTCACCAAAGGTTTTGGAGGTAAAGGGCTTGAGCACATGGAGAAACTCAACGACGAGAAACACAACCAGGAGTTAAAGCAGTATAACGTTCCTGAACAATCCAAAGGATCAGAGAAGGAGGATGACAACCATCCAGAGGCCGACCAAGTTATAGTTCCAAAACTAGAATATGTCTTTttgcaaaacaaaaatccaAATGGGCGGATAACTTACAGTGCGGAAGTCAACGTCAATGATCTTCCGCAGCTTGTGAGATGGGAAGCAACCAAAAACACAACATTATCTTTTATCAAGCATGAGACTGCATGCAGCATTACAAATAGGGGAAGGTTCTATCCAGAAGGCTCCGGCCCTAAAAGTGCAAGTGATGAACCTAAGCTGTATCTGTTAATAGAAGcacatgaagaaaaagatgtGAGACTTGCTATTGAACTACTCGAGGATAAAGTTAAGGAAGGAGTCAAAAAAGTTAGCATCAATGAAGCCAAGAGCAGTAAGTTTTCGTTATAG
- the ABD1 gene encoding mRNA (guanine-N7)-methyltransferase (highly similar to uniprot|P32783 Saccharomyces cerevisiae YBR236C ABD1 Methyltransferase catalyzes the transfer of a methyl group from S-adenosylmethionine to the GpppN terminus of capped mRNA) → MNVRPEKPVWMSQEQYDKQYGSPNETIVKKPTPKPAEEEQSKVEEVEQEGDDDKKELEKPVFKIQKRKHQRYDSEERRKKHQLHKMREEQIKRHEIDMTANKVVNVDQIIRKHYNERTFVAKRRRRHLSPIIKLRNFNNAIKYMLIDKFTFPGNVVLEMGCGKGGDLRKYGAAGISQFIGIDISNASIVEAQKRFSSMGNLDYQVILITGDCFGESLGVAVEPFPECRFPCDVVSAQFCLHYAFESEEKARRTLLNVTKSLKIGGYFIGTIPDSEFIRYKLNKITKDVDKPSWGNAIYKVTFENSDYQKNNNEFTSPFGQMYTYWLEDAIDNVPEYVIPFETLRSLADEYGLELELQMPFNAFFVQEIPKWINKFSPKMQEGLQRSDGKYGVEGDEKEAASYFYTVFAFKKVK, encoded by the coding sequence ATGAACGTCAGACCGGAAAAGCCGGTTTGGATGAGCCAAGAACAATATGACAAGCAGTACGGCTCTCCTAATGAGACCATAGTTAAAAAGCCAACTCCAAAGcctgcagaagaagagcagtccaaggttgaagaagtcgaaCAAGAGGGAGACGACgacaaaaaagagctcgaaaagcctgttttcaaaattcaaaagcgTAAGCACCAGAGGTATGATAGTGAGGAACGAAGGAAGAAACACCAGTTGCATAAAATGCGCGAAGAACAGATAAAAAGGCACGAAATAGACATGACGGCTAACAAAGTGGTGAATGTTGATCAAATTATTCGCAAGCACTACAATGAACGGACTTTTGTCGCAAAACGCAGAAGGAGGCATCTTTCGCCAATCATCAAACTCCGGAATTTTAACAATGCCATCAAGTACATGCTAATTGATAAATTTACCTTTCCAGGAAATGTTGTTCTCGAAATGGGTTGCGGCAAAGGCGGTGATCTTAGAAAGTACGGAGCTGCCGGAATCTCGCAGTTTATAGGAATTGATATCTCCAATGCCTCGATTGTCGAAGCACAGAAGCGTTTTTCCTCCATGGGTAACTTAGATTATCAGGTTATCTTGATAACAGGTGACTGTTTTGGAGAATCACTGGGCGTGGCCGTTGAGCCTTTTCCAGAATGCAGGTTTCCCTGCGATGTCGTGTCTGCGCAATTCTGCTTGCATTATGCATTCGAGTCGGAGGAAAAGGCTAGAAGAACTCTACTCAATGTGACAAAGTCACTAAAAATAGGAGGGTACTTCATAGGCACCATTCCTGACTCAGAATTCATAAGGTAtaaactcaacaaaattACGAAGGATGTCGATAAGCCTTCTTGGGGAAACGCTATCTACAAAGTTACATTCGAGAACAGTGattaccaaaaaaataataaCGAGTTTACCTCGCCGTTTGGCCAGATGTACACCTACTGGCTAGAGGACGCTATTGACAACGTTCCTGAATATGTCATACCTTTTGAGACTCTAAGAAGTTTGGCAGATGAGTACGGCTTAGAACTTGAACTCCAAATGCCTTTCAACGCCTTTTTCGTACAGGAGATACCAAAATGGATCAACAAGTTCTCCCCAAAAATGCAAGAGGGCTTGCAGAGGAGTGATGGAAAGTACGGCGTCGAAGGAGAtgagaaagaagcagcaTCATATTTTTACACCGTATTTGCATTCAAGAAGGTGAAGTAA
- the VHC1 gene encoding Vhc1p (similar to uniprot|P38329 Saccharomyces cerevisiae YBR235W Hypothetical ORF), with amino-acid sequence MSKFFEIPGSHKPTKKGEEQALSRPQNESLSYFNYGSTKRVPKTSSKLDPDNPNKSKLGTFDGVFVPTTLNVLSILMFLRFGFIIGQMGVLGTLFLLLLSYGINLLTTLSISAISTNGTVRGGGAYYMISRCLGPEFGGSIGLIFFLGQMLNSGMNVVGIIEPIMYNFGTSIDSETPALYPLLRRGYWWEFGYASFILLICLIISMVGSAMVSRAGKVLFWLLLFSTFSIPLSALLVAPFNDGEVNYTGLSSETLKMNLYPQFTKHAAGSLLKGKETFNDLFGIFFPATAGIFAGAGMSSELRKPSKSIPKGTLWGLALTFACYLLVIVTIGSCVPRDSLHKDVQIIQTVSASQIVILVGELSTSIFSIIVGIVGAAYVLEAIAKDSIFPGISIFEKKPLYSVLFSWFLTQLCLFSDVNKIATIITMAFLMTFLVMNLACFLLEISSAPNFRPSFNYFDRYTAFIGGSLSLIAMFIVDMISAAVVILTISTIFVVIHFFSPPKPWGDVSQNIIYHQVRKYLLRLRQDNVKYWRPQILLLVDNPRTSWNLIKFCNHLKKGGLYVLGHVTVSKTFQGEYEEMRRQTKAWVKIRDMANIKAFVQVGTGPTLPWGVRNVFLGSGLGGMKPNITVIGFFDLKNYHETRNKASDALERGKYSKNFQGLRAARRDDGSVAVEIPDNVGLLPTDDCKNERKIKVQQWVQIIEDLSLMHSNIAVARGFLDLSLPSKGDHSKKKRFIDLYPIQMSAKVILEENSSEGILATNFDTYTLILQLGAILVTVPSWKKTHQLRVVVFVESESERHDENKRITNLLGILRIEAEVVVLSLDQFRVYNTIIKGDPIQVQEVSDVLKDDPWWAELVDARTTHKTRRRFSAGAHPMAEIPKNARRTTPKYNVSQLQRLGVSMTMTSNFLKANLSITDLSDDEDTYMDQDSEVLGDSSSKINSDREDNNQRPATNSSRDNLRPKTSRVSDERSVRSLMPVFSSDAIPKTKVIEDASGDEPSLVPVVEGAELHPPAFDKRTTKNRVQTPLSPCQSSESLLADLRGLTFNDVPSRAQHLILNDVMSQVSKDSDLIFSTLPIPPLNTHKSEEGSLEYVENLHVWLAGLPPTMLINSKSTTVTTAL; translated from the coding sequence ATgtccaagttcttcgaGATCCCCGGATCTCACAAACCTACTAAGAAAGGTGAAGAGCAAGCACTGAGCCGCCCTCAAAATGAGAGCTTAAGTTATTTCAATTACGGTTCTACAAAGCGTGTACCCAAAACATCATCAAAACTTGACCCCGACAACCCAAACAAGAGTAAACTCGGAACTTTTGATGGTGTTTTCGTACCGACTACGCTAAACGTGTTGTcgattttgatgtttttgcGTTTTGGGTTCATTATAGGTCAGATGGGCGTGCTGGGAACGCTTTTCCTATTGCTTTTGAGCTATGGTATCAATCTACTCACAACCTTGAGTATATCTGCAATCTCTACGAATGGGACTGTCAGAGGTGGCGGTGCATACTACATGATTTCACGTTGCCTAGGTCCGGAGTTCGGCGGCTCAATAGGTctcatcttctttttgggaCAAATGCTGAATAGTGGTATGAATGTTGTGGGCATAATCGAGCCCATCATGTATAACTTTGGAACCAGCATTGATAGCGAAACGCCAGCTCTCTACCCGCTTTTACGGAGAGGATACTGGTGGGAGTTCGGTTATGCTTCATTCATACTTCTCATTTGTCTTATCATATCCATGGTCGGTTCTGCAATGGTCTCACGAGCTGGGAAGGTGTTGTTTTGGCTTCTACTCTTTTCGACCTTTTCAATTCCACTCTCCGCGCTTTTAGTGGCACCTTTCAATGATGGAGAGGTTAACTACACGGGCCTCTCTTCAGAAACCCTCAAAATGAACTTGTATCCTCAGTTTACAAAGCATGCTGCGGGATCTTTATTAAAAGGAAAAGAAACCTTTAATGATCTTTTTGGCATCTTCTTTCCGGCAACAGCTGGTATCTTTGCAGGCGCAGGGATGAGTAGCGAGCTGAGAAAGCCTTCCAAGTCCATCCCCAAAGGTACTCTTTGGGGACTGGCGTTGACTTTCGCTTGCTATCTTCTTGTCATTGTAACGATTGGTTCTTGTGTTCCTCGCGATTCTCTTCATAAAGACGTTCAAATTATCCAAACCGTTAGTGCGTCTCAGATAGTAATACTGGTGGGAGAGTTGTCAACCTCCATTTTCTCAATTATAGTTGGTATTGTTGGGGCGGCTTACGTGCTTGAAGCGATAGCGAAGGATTCCATCTTTCCTGGTATCTCTATatttgagaaaaagccGCTCTACtctgttttgttttcctgGTTTCTCACTCAACTGTGTCTCTTTTCGGATGTGAATAAAATTGCCACAATAATTACCAtggccttcttgatgaCATTCCTGGTAATGAACCTGGCCTGCTTTTTGTTAGAGatttcttctgctccaaaCTTCAGGCCTTCTTTCAATTACTTTGACCGATACACAGCTTTTATTGGTGGCAGTTTGTCTCTCATTGCCATGTTCATCGTTGACATGATATCAGCAGCAGTGGTTATTCTAACAATATCCACAATTTTCGTGGTGATTCATTTCTTCTCCCCACCAAAACCCTGGGGCGATGTTTCACAAAACATAATATACCATCAAGTTCGCAAATACTTGTTACGTTTACGTCAGGATAATGTGAAATACTGGAGGCCACAGATCCTGTTGTTGGTTGACAATCCTAGGACTAGTTGGAACTTGATCAAGTTTTGCAATCACCTCAAAAAGGGAGGGCTTTATGTCCTAGGGCATGTTACTGTTAGCAAAACCTTCCAAGGCGAATACGAAGAAATGAGGAGGCAAACAAAGGCATGGGTTAAAATCAGGGACATGGCTAACATTAAAGCTTTTGTACAAGTTGGGACTGGCCCTACCCTACCGTGGGGTGTTAGAAATGTGTTTTTAGGCTCTGGGCTGGGGGGTATGAAACCCAACATCACCGTAATAGGTTTTTTCGATCTGAAAAACTACCACGAAACTCGAAACAAAGCGTCAGATGCGTTGGAAAGGGGAAAGTACAGTAAGAATTTCCAGGGACTGAGAGCGGCTCGCAGAGATGATGGGAGCGTGGCTGTTGAGATACCTGATAATGTCGGCTTGCTTCCCACTGATGATTGTAAAAACGAAAGGAAGATAAAGGTTCAGCAGTGGGTTCAAATAATAGAAGACCTCTCCTTGATGCACAGTAATATTGCTGTAGCGAGAGGATTTCTAGATCTTTCACTGCCTAGCAAAGGCGACCattccaagaagaaaagattCATTGATCTTTATCCCATACAAATGTCGGCGAAAGTCATCCTCGAAGAAAATTCCTCAGAAGGCATCCTTGCCACTAACTTTGACACGTATACACTAATTTTGCAGCTCGGTGCTATTCTGGTCACTGTCCcatcttggaaaaagacACATCAGCTGCGAGTTGTGGTATTTGTTGAGAGTGAGTCAGAGAGACATGACGAAAACAAGAGAATTACGAACCTCCTTGGCATTCTACGTATCGAGGCTGAGGTAGTGGTGTTGTCGTTAGATCAATTCCGGGTATACAACACCATTATAAAGGGGGATCCAATCCAAGTGCAAGAAGTTTCAgacgttttgaaagatgatCCTTGGTGGGCAGAGCTTGTGGATGCAAGAACAACCCACAAGACGCGGAGACGTTTTAGCGCTGGTGCCCATCCAATGGCAGAAATTCCAAAGAATGCAAGGAGAACCACGCCCAAATACAATGTTTcgcaacttcaaagacttggGGTTTCCATGACTATGACttcaaacttcttgaaggcCAACTTGAGCATTACAGATCTATCGGATGATGAGGACACTTACATGGATCAAGAttctgaagttcttggagaTTCATCGTCCAAAATAAACTCTGACAGGGAGGATAATAATCAAAGGCCAGCTACAAACAGTTCTAGAGACAACTTGcggccaaaaacaagcagaGTTTCCGATGAAAGGTCTGTGAGATCCTTGATGCCAGTATTCTCCAGTGATGCAATTCCAAAGACAAAAGTCATCGAGGACGCAAGCGGGGACGAACCTTCTCTTGTACCTGTGGTCGAAGGTGCGGAACTCCATCCGCCCGCATTTGACAAACGAACAACCAAGAATCGGGTACAAACTCCGCTTTCGCCTTGCCAATCGAGCGAAAGCTTATTAGCTGATCTACGAGGGCTGACTTTTAACGATGTCCCTAGCAGGGCTCAGCATCTGATTTTGAATGACGTCATGAGCCAGGTTTCAAAAGATTCtgatttgattttttcaacGCTGCCTATTCCGCCATTAAACACCCACAAAAGCGAAGAGGGTAGTCTTGAGTATGTGGAAAACCTTCACGTGTGGTTGGCTGGGCTACCACCTACAATGCTGATAAATTCCAAATCTACCACAGTCACCACTGCTTTGTAG
- the CUE3 gene encoding Cue3p (similar to uniprot|P53137 Saccharomyces cerevisiae YGL110C CUE3 Protein of unknown function has a CUE domain that binds ubiquitin which may facilitate intramolecular monoubiquitination), whose protein sequence is MNLNRYQRVIEINGGDKISLPIVKFPPFKLRAAMVEKDPVIWLHLLETYNQYFTYLMSEGHLEQLEDSTYENLCMFIKSYLKELSNEEGKLLSLGMNTNVCEQLQVLRSWVLTVIKTCGLLHLQISCDVLWDFVRLYVKENPGTVRLLIDGSLKPAINTQKAQINRIYQLHQHLKQLIETSKFTRVDLKALENLLSAGDIHTKPFTNQFLTTKWAEILESWFSSDLKPLRDIAKKIGILSYLTASEDRIVELISESNVFDLESLHFHPLMGSLLINEQFQAHFSGLKAKLPFLRALLTKNNNKAPTISVEDVQTIIEVFPHLTVGQVERRLQAHDGDVERTINSFFESPTETDKAPLIDEVTRNKQEEMKNTNFESELGKADRFSKPDEVTTRDHVPDEVRNKTLTRALALLYQADEDEKDDTYDDAEVQRDALGNLDSDDRQSANGNNYDKIEGHLWELLKENKELFDRSNRNSKARKELKTSTSWSDEQIEGWARMLERSPKRAQILEERYMFRGNVRTGKRAFVQNKNESAAAQNKTERNNSVREAKGNSVAPKSTQQNGASDKKKQNARKEKHKSARANHNRKSGHDKKISRVSP, encoded by the coding sequence ATGAATCTTAATCGGTACCAGAGAGTTATAGAAATCAATGGCGGTGATAAAATATCGCTTCCTATTGTGAAGTTTCCTCCCTTCAAGTTGCGAGCAGCAATGGTTGAGAAAGACCCTGTGATTTGGTTGCATCTACTTGAGACCTATAACCAGTACTTCACCTACCTTATGTCAGAAGGCCATTTGGAACAACTTGAGGACTCAACTTACGAGAACTTATGTATGTTCATCAAAAGCTACCTTAAAGAGCTCTCCAATGAAGAAGGTAAACTGCTGAGCTTGGGCATGAACACGAATGTTTGTGAGCAGCTGCAGGTACTGAGAAGCTGGGTCCTTACTGTCATCAAAACTTGCGGCTTACTACATTTACAAATTTCATGCGATGTACTGTGGGATTTTGTGAGGCTTTACGTAAAGGAAAATCCAGGTACAGTGCGCTTACTGATCGACGGGTCACTCAAACCTGCAATTAAcactcaaaaagctcaaattaACCGAATTTATCAGCTCCATCAGCATCTCAAGCAACTTATAGAAACGTCGAAGTTCACTCGGGTAGACTTGAAGGCTCTTGAAAACCTGCTATCTGCTGGAGACATACATACAAAACCTTTTACTAACCAGTTTTTGACAACAAAGTGGGCAGAAATACTAGAGTCATGGTTTTCGAGTGATTTGAAACCGTTGAGAGACATTGCAAAAAAGATCGGCATACTGAGTTACCTCACGGCCTCGGAAGATAGGATAGTCGAACTAATATCAGAGTCGAATGTTTTCGACCTTGAATCATTACATTTTCACCCTTTAATGGGATCTCTTTTGATAAATGAACAGTTTCAGGCGCACTTCAGTGGCCTGAAGGCTAAGCTGCCATTTCTGAGAGCGTTATTGaccaaaaacaacaacaaagcGCCCACTATTAGCGTTGAAGACGTTCAAACAATAATAGAGGTTTTTCCCCATTTGACTGTAGGTCAGGTCGAGAGGCGCCTTCAAGCACATGACGGTGATGTTGAACGAACTATAaacagcttcttcgagAGCCCTACGGAAACTGATAAAGCACCTTTAATTGATGAGGTAACAAGAAACAAGCAGGAGGAGATGAAGAATActaattttgaaagcgaaCTCGGAAAAGCAGACCGATTTTCGAAGCCCGATGAGGTTACAACCCGAGACCATGTCCCCGACGAAGTTAGGAACAAAACTTTGACTAGGGCTCTTGCGCTGCTCTACCAAGCggatgaagacgaaaaggaTGACACTTATGATGATGCTGAAGTCCAACGCGATGCACTGGGCAATTTAGATTCTGATGATCGCCAAAGTGCGAATGGAAATAATTATGACAAGATTGAGGGGCATTTATGGGAACTACTCAAAGAGAACAAAGAATTGTTTGATAGGTCCAACAGAAACTCAAAGGCTAGAAAAGAATTGAAGACAAGCACATCCTGGTCTGATGAGCAAATTGAAGGTTGGGCCAGAATGCTGGAACGTAGCCCAAAGCGTGCCCAAATACTAGAAGAAAGGTATATGTTCAGGGGCAATGTCCGTACAGGTAAAAGAGCATTTGTACAAAACAAGAACGAGAGCGCTGCAGCGCAAAATAAAACTGAACGCAACAATAGCGTAAGAGAGGCTAAGGGTAATAGTGTAGCCCCGAAATCGACACAGCAGAACGGCGCTTcagacaagaaaaagcaaaacgcaagaaaagagaaacacaAGAGTGCCCGGGCGAACCACAATAGAAAGTCGGGACACGATAAGAAAATAAGCAGAGTTTCACCGTAG